Within the Arthrobacter sp. V1I7 genome, the region GGCCACCAGGCGGAACAGCGGGTAGGCGACGAAGATGGCGAGGAACAATGCTGCCGGGGCCATCAGATACGTTGCGAAGCGGCGATCGGAGATGCGCACGGTTTTCTCTTCTGTTTGTTGGGGCCGCGGCCGGCACCGGTTGGGCAGGTGCCGGCCGCGGAGTCTTACTTGAGGAGGTCCTGGATCTGCTTCTTGGCGTCAGCCAGGAGGGCTGCGGAGTCCCCGCCGGCCACGGCCTTCTGGAGGAGGGGCACCAGGACGGTGTCCACGATCTGCTGCCACTTTTCCGTTGCCGGCCGGGTGGCAGTGGCGGCACCGTTGAGCGTCTTGATCAGCGGGCCGAAGCTCTCGTACCCGTCCTTGTCCTGGTACTTCTCGAATGCCGAGATGCGCGAGGCGAGGCCCAGGCTGGACTCGATGCCCATGCTGTTGTAGTCGTAGGCGCACTTGACGAACTTTTTGGCGTTGTCCGTGTTCTTGGTGGCCTTGGGGACTGAGAGGTACCAGGGACCCGGAACGCCTGCCACGCCTGCGCTGCCGCCGATCATCGGGGCCGCGCCCACTTTGCCGGCAACCGGTGCGTCCTTGGGGATCTGGCGGTAGGCGTGGGCCCAGAAGCGGGTCATGGCGGTTTTGCCCTGGTTGAACAGGTTCTGGGCAGCGGCCCAGTCCACCTGGGCGGCACCCGGAGGCGCATAGCTGGTCAGACTGGTGTAGAAGTCCAGTGCTTCCTTGTGGGCCGCGTTGTCGATGACTACGTTGTTGTTTTCGTCCAGGACCATCGGGGAACCGGCCTGGAGCACGTGGGCCAGCCATTCGGTCTCGACGCCGCCCTTGACGTCGGTTCCGTACATGCCGTCCTTGGTAAAGAACTCGGAGATGTCCTTGTACTGCTGCCAGGTGGTGGGTGCCGCGAGGTCGTAGCCGTACTTTGCCTTGAAGCCGGCCTTGTTCGCGGCGTCTTCAAAGAGATCCGTGCGGTAGAGGATGATTTCGGCATTGGTCCAGGCGGGCATGCCGATGAAGTGGCCGTCCACGTTGGCTTCCTTGACGAGGGCCGGGAAAATGTCTTTCTTGGCCTCGTCGGTGAAGAGATCGTCGATGGGCTGGATGGCGTCCTTGAAGCTGGGCAGCCACACGGAGTCCAGTGCAGCGACGTCGAAGGAGACGTTGCCGGAGGAGAACTCGCTGGAGAGCCGGTTGAACATGCCGTCATAGGGCAGTTCGACGAAGTTGACGTCGATTCCCGCGTCTTTCTTGCACTGCTCGGCCACGCCTGTCAGCTCGGCGTGTCCGCCGGCCTCCACCAGGACGTTGACGGTGCTGGCGGCGCTACCCGAGGTGGTCGGGCCCCCTGCGCCGCAGCCGGTGGCGGCAAGTGCGACGGCGGTGCAGATGCCGCCGATGGTGGCGAACCTGTTGATGGTCTTTCGAGTGGACATCGCTGTCGACTCACTTTCTCTCGAACGGAATGGCGAGACGGTCTGTGGGGTGAATAATCGTTTTGCCAAAACGACTTGGCAACACCCTAGGATTAATCGCTCGGGCGTGTCAAGGGCCACATTGGGATTGTTTCCCGGTCTTGACGCAAAAGGTTTGCGCGGCCCTAGAGTCGTCGTCGCAGGGATGATAAACCGTTTTGGCTTATTTGGCCGATTTGGCAGGTTTTCGGCATCACGTGCACACCAAGGCAGGCCTAGATTGCAAGGAATGGCGGCTGATGTGTGCCATCGGACCGCGAGAAGGGACGCCCATAAACAAGGACCGAGCAGCTCCTGCGGAGCAGGACCCGGACGATAGCGGTTCCCCGGAAGACGGAAGCGCCATACCGAAGTCGAAGGACGGCGTCGGGCCGCGACGACGCCCGAAAAATCGAACTTCGAGCCGGAGGAGGATGATCCGGCTGAAGACAGCGAAGCCAAATATACCGGAGGATCAGCAGACGGGCCCTGATTGCTGCCACGGTAGCCGTAGACGGGACCTCCAGACGCCTGCGAGCACCCTCGACGGGTCAGTCAGGGTCATCGGGGCCAGCTGTCGATGACAGGGGAAACCACATATGCATTCAAATATCCCCTGCCGATTCCTGACCATTCTGTGACTTGGGCAGCCGCCGAAACGCCTAGTGAGGGCGCGTTCGAGCCTGTCCGCATCGACCACGGACGGGCTACCGCACGCCGACCGCCGACCGTAGCCCCCGACCTCACCTGTGCAGCGCGTTTCCCCGGATGCGTTCCCTCTGGCAACGAGCCTTGGCAGAATTTCGGAAAGATACCCCACGCGCGGCGCATCCGGACGGCTGCCGGACCTCCGTCCAGGGCTCCTGACGCCGGAAATAGGCAAAAAAACCTTTCCAAACCCTTGAAGACTCTTCCCGCCGGTGCTAAAAAATCTATATCAGCCAATACAGATCGGCTGATGGTGGAAATGTGTTGGACTGTCTCATTTCGAGGAGGGAAGCCATGTTGAT harbors:
- a CDS encoding ABC transporter substrate-binding protein — protein: MSTRKTINRFATIGGICTAVALAATGCGAGGPTTSGSAASTVNVLVEAGGHAELTGVAEQCKKDAGIDVNFVELPYDGMFNRLSSEFSSGNVSFDVAALDSVWLPSFKDAIQPIDDLFTDEAKKDIFPALVKEANVDGHFIGMPAWTNAEIILYRTDLFEDAANKAGFKAKYGYDLAAPTTWQQYKDISEFFTKDGMYGTDVKGGVETEWLAHVLQAGSPMVLDENNNVVIDNAAHKEALDFYTSLTSYAPPGAAQVDWAAAQNLFNQGKTAMTRFWAHAYRQIPKDAPVAGKVGAAPMIGGSAGVAGVPGPWYLSVPKATKNTDNAKKFVKCAYDYNSMGIESSLGLASRISAFEKYQDKDGYESFGPLIKTLNGAATATRPATEKWQQIVDTVLVPLLQKAVAGGDSAALLADAKKQIQDLLK